A single Vigna radiata var. radiata cultivar VC1973A chromosome 8, Vradiata_ver6, whole genome shotgun sequence DNA region contains:
- the LOC106772591 gene encoding protein fluG isoform X2: MRDAVTVAGEIFGLKSIAAYRSGLEINTNVTNNDAEDGLRQTLIAGKPVRIANKNLIDYIFLRSLEVAQSYDLPMQIHSGFGDKDLDLRLSNPLHLRAVLEDKRYSKSRIVFLHASYPFSREASYLASVYSQVYLDFGLAIPKLSVHGMISSMKELLELAPLNKVMFSTDGYAFPETFYLGAKKSREVVFSVLRDACIDGDLSVPEAVEAAKDIFARNAIHFYKISPANSVINSHSNLSQNLSGDLDIDVSLVRVMWVDGAGQHRCRAVPKKRFNDVVVKNGVGLAFAVMGFSSHMDGPAEGSGLTAVGETRLVPDLSTLRRIPWNKEDEMVLADMCVKPGEAWEYCPRDVLRRASKILKDEFDLEMIAGFENEFILLKMLKREGKEEWVPFDSSPYCSTSGFDSASPVLHEVVDSLHSLGIAVEQIHGEAAKGQFEVVLKYTICTKAADNLIFTREVVRAIARKHGLLATFIPKYALDDLGSGSHVHLSLWRNGQNVYMGSGTSSKHGISTLGREFMAGILQHLPSILAFIAPLPNSYDRLRPNTWSGAYLFWGNENKEAPLRASSPPGTLDGLVTNFEMKSFDGSANPYLGLATILAAGIDGLRRHLPLPEPVDTNPNPETLQRLPASLSESLDALHKDDFLKEFISEKLLTAIKAIRKAEIEHYTKHKDAYKELIHRY; encoded by the exons AGACGCTGTTACAGTTGCTGGTGAGATCTTTGGATTGAAAAGCATAGCTGCATACCGCAGTGGCTTAGAAATCAACACTAATGTTACTAATAACGATGCTGAGGATGGACTAAGGCAAACATTGATTG CTGGGAAGCCTGTCCGTATTGCAAACAAAAATCTTATTGACTACATCTTCTTACGAAGTTTGGAAGTTGCTCAATCCTATGACCTGCCAATGCAGATACACTCGGG GTTTGGGGATAAAGATTTGGATCTGCGACTCTCCAATCCTCTTCATCTACGTGCAGTTCTTGAGGACAAGAGATATTCGAAGTCTCGGATTGTGTTTTTGCATGCATCCTATCCATTCTCAAGGGAAGCGTCATATCTAGCCTCTGTTTACTCACAG GTCTACCTTGATTTTGGGCTGGCAATTCCAAAGTTGAGTGTACATGGGATGATTTCTTCAATGAAAGAGCTATTAGAATTGGCTCCACTAAATAAG GTGATGTTCAGTACTGATGGCTATGCATTTCCTGAAACATTTTACTTAG GTGCAAAGAAGTCTCGTGAAGTTGTTTTCTCTGTTCTACGTGATGCATGCATTGATGGTGATCTCTCAGTTCCTGAAGCTGTGGAAGCTGCAAAGGACATCTTTGCAAGAAATGCAATTCATTTCTACAAGATTAGTCCAGCTAACAGTGTTATCAATTCACATAGTAATTTGTCCCAAAATTTGAGTGGTGACTTAGACATTGATGTCTCACTTGTTCGTGTCATGTGGGTTGATGGTGCTGGACAGCACAGATGTCGT GCTGTTCCTAAAAAGCGTTTCAATGATGTGGTTGTTAAGAACGGGGTTGGTTTAGCGTTTGCAGTTATGGGATTCTCTTCTCATATGGATGGACCTGCAGAGGGGTCTGGTCTAACTGCAGTTGGTGAAACCAGATTAGTGCCTGATTTGTCTACTCTAAGGAGAATTCCCTG gaataaagaagatgaaatgGTTTTAGCTGATATGTGTGTTAAACCTGGTGAAGCTTGGGAATATTGTCCAAGAGATGTCTTAAGAAGAGCTTCTAAAATTCTGAAAGATGAATTTGACTTG GAAATGATTGCAGGATTTGAGAatgaatttattcttttaaagatGCTAAAAAG ggAAGGTAAAGAGGAATGGGTGCCATTTGACTCGAGTCCATACTGCTCCACATCAGGATTTGATTCTGCTTCTCCCGTACTTCATGAAGTTGTTGATTCTCTTCATTCCTTGGGAATTGCAGTTGAACAG ATACACGGTGAAGCTGCAAAAGGTCAGTTTGAGGTGGTTTTGAAGTATACCATTTGCACTAAAGCAGCAGACAACTTAATTTTCACCCGTGAAGTTGTTAGGGCAATTGCCAGAAAGCATGGCTTGCTAGCAACTTTTATTCCAAA GTACGCATTAGATGATTTGGGTTCTGGATCGCATGTTCATCTTAGCTTGTGGCGGAATGGCCAAAATGTATATATGGGATCTGGTACATCATCTAAGCATGGAATTTCAACTTTGGGAAGAGAATTTATGGCAGGAATTCTACAACATCTTCCTTCAATCTTGGCATTTATAGCACCACTCCCTAACAG TTATGATCGATTGCGACCCAATACATGGAGTGGTGCGTATCTTTTCTGGGGAAACGAAAATAAGGAGGCTCCATTGCGAGCTTCTTCTCCACCTGGAACTCTCGACGGTCTAGTCACCAACTTTGAGATGAAATCATTTGATGGTTCTGCCAATCCATACTTGGGCCTAGCTACCATACTTGCTGCTGGCATTGATGGACTTCGAAGGCATCTTCCTCTTCCTGAACCTGTTG ATACAAATCCGAACCCAGAAACCCTTCAGAGATTGCCAGCATCTCTTTCTGAATCTTTGGATGCTCTCCATAAGGATGACTTCCTTAAGGAATTTATCAGCGAGAAGTTGCTGACTGCCATAAAAGCAATTCGAAAG GCTGAAATTGAGCATTACACCAAGCACAAGGATGCATACAAGGAACTCATTCACCGTTACTAA